The Candidatus Neomarinimicrobiota bacterium genomic sequence CGGTTTCTTTGCAAGCTTTTACCATCCCGGATACAATTTCTTCAACAATTTCGGGTTTCAGCTTATCATTGGCGATATAATCTAAAAAGGTGAGTGGCCGAGCGCCCATGACCAAAATATCGTTGGCGGCCGCGCTCAAAAGATCAACCCCGATGGTATCAAACTTTTCCATCTTGCGAGCGATAATTGTTTTCGTCCCCACACCATCAATACTCTGAACCATGACGGGATGATCGTAATTTTCAAGTATAGGTTTCAGATCGTAAAGCGAACCGAAACTACCGAGCCCTGTAAGCACATTGGATGTAAAAGTTGACTTAACCCCATCTTTAATGCGATCGACTGCTTCGTTGCCAGCATCAATATCTACACCGGCTGATTTGTAATCTATTTTTTGTTTAGCCATATTATTTTACCACGAAGACACGAAGGCACAGAGAATGAAACAAAATATTTTCTCCGTGTGCTCTGTGTCTCTGTGGTTTAAAGTTTGTTTCGAAGACCATTTGTCCATGCTTCTTTTGTTTTATTTACAGATACTTTGATAACACCATTGATTTGAATTTTGCTTCCGCCCGTTGTACCGATTTCAATAGCATTCAATCCATATTTTGAAAATACGGTATTTATTTTATCTAAATTTTCCGGCGATACTTCTAACGCGAATCCACCCGTTTCAGAAAATAAAATTTTATCAGTTGAAAGTTCGGAATCAATTTTTACTTTGCATCCAATCGCGTTCTCAAAAGTCATTTCTGCAATTGCAGAAGCAATACCGCCGTCCGCAATATCATGACAGGATAAAATTAAACCTGCATCAATGCAGTCAGTGAGCGCAAAGATTTGGTTTTTAACTTCTTTTAAATTTGGTTTTGGCACGTTGGCGCCCAACTCATCAAAAAGACTATAATAAACCGATCCACCCAATTCATCTTTCCGTTCGCCAATCATAAGTAAAACAGAATCGGATTTTTGAAAATGCATAGGAATAGTATTATTCACATCTTTTAACCGACCCAAGCAACTCACAATAGGGCTCGGTGGAATTGCACCCCTTTTTGATTCATTATAAAAACTCACATTCCCCGCAATAATGGGCGTGGCATCATTGGGGTTATCTTTTAAAGTGATGGCGTTGCACGCATCGGAAACACCGCGAGTCGCTTCCACAAATTCCCACATTTGGTTGGGCTTTTCAGGGTTCCCAAAACAGAGACAGTCTGACAAAGCGTGGGGAGTTGCGCCCACGGCTGCCACATTCCGCATGGATTCCACCACAGCATTTACACCGCCCCAATAAGGGTCAATAAGTCCGTATCTTGGATTATGATCAGTAGAAAGAGCAATGCCTATATTCCGAATCTCTTCGGGATAATTTTCAGAATTAAAGGGCGCCAATACGCCCGAATCTGCCAACCCCGTTTCTGTATGAATTCGCCCTTGCACCTGTTTATCGTATTGTTCGTAAATAGGTTCACGGCTGGCCATATTTTCATGAGATAAAATATCCAACAAAACTTGATTGTAGTCTGTCGGTTCGGGAAGTTCCGGTTCAGTAAAAATTTGTTTCCGCGCTTTGTAAGGGCGATCATATAAAAAACCTTCCGTTACTTCTTTCGCTGGAGCGTTCACGATTTCTTCATATCCATTATGGACTATATATTGACCGTCATTTCGGATTTTTCCTATAACCGATGCGCGCGCTCCTTCACTCACCCCCGGTAAATCAAAGACTGAATTATAATGGTCTAAAACTATAGGCGTTACATCAGGCGAGCATACCCACATAAATCGCTCTTGTGTTTCGCTACAGAGATAAACAGACGGATGT encodes the following:
- the purL gene encoding phosphoribosylformylglycinamidine synthase subunit PurL — its product is MAFTKEIIDFAGLSDSDIKSKLVELNIPLTPDEVLKIQNEMLGRAPSLAELILFSIQGSEHCSYKSSRNHLKQFTTEGPDVVLGAKEDAGVVAVATDNNGHRWCIVMSHESHNHPSQIVPYEGAATGVGGNVRDVLCMGAEVIAVTDSFRFGNINNNKTKWIHDGVVAGVAGYGNPLGIPNIGGDLYFHEGYNENCLVTLVTLGIVREDDIIHSYAPKNADGFDLILLGKPTDNSGFGGASFASLELEEEMKEQNKGAVQEPNAFLERHLLKSSYALFDILKEKGLIDKIGFKDLGAGGVACASVELAETSGYGAEVWMDKIHIGMDGLHPSVYLCSETQERFMWVCSPDVTPIVLDHYNSVFDLPGVSEGARASVIGKIRNDGQYIVHNGYEEIVNAPAKEVTEGFLYDRPYKARKQIFTEPELPEPTDYNQVLLDILSHENMASREPIYEQYDKQVQGRIHTETGLADSGVLAPFNSENYPEEIRNIGIALSTDHNPRYGLIDPYWGGVNAVVESMRNVAAVGATPHALSDCLCFGNPEKPNQMWEFVEATRGVSDACNAITLKDNPNDATPIIAGNVSFYNESKRGAIPPSPIVSCLGRLKDVNNTIPMHFQKSDSVLLMIGERKDELGGSVYYSLFDELGANVPKPNLKEVKNQIFALTDCIDAGLILSCHDIADGGIASAIAEMTFENAIGCKVKIDSELSTDKILFSETGGFALEVSPENLDKINTVFSKYGLNAIEIGTTGGSKIQINGVIKVSVNKTKEAWTNGLRNKL